The following is a genomic window from Acidiferrobacteraceae bacterium.
GATGGCCAGTTGCTCGGCAATGTCTACATATTCACAGCCACCGTAATAGCGGCGCCCCGGGTAGCCCTCGGCATACTTGTTGGTCAGCACCGAGCCCTGGGCCTGCATCACCCGCGGGCTGGCATAGTTCTCCGATGCGATCAGCTCGACGTGTTCCTCCTGTCGCCGTTCTTCATTCTGGATCGCAGTCCAAAGCTCATCGTCAAAACCGGCAATGGTCATTTCTTTGTCAAACATGGATACAGCCTTTCTCCTGAAATCGTGCTTCCGCCGCTGGGGCAATCGGAATCCGCCGCCATTGGAGGGCGCCGGAAGGCGGCTAGGATAGCCGATTTCGGGGGGAATTGCTTTACGGCGAGGGGGTCTGCCGAAGCGGCTACAGCAGCTCGTGCACGGGAAAATCCCGGGCTTCGGGCAGGCTTCTTACGGCACGCCCGGCTTCAGCGAAGAGCTGGTCCGCGATCGCGGGACCAAAATGTTCGGCGATATCCACGCAGGTCAGATAGAGGATCTGGCGCATGGCTTCGGTCGACAGGCAGAGGTTTGACATCGGCTGCCCGCTGGCGAGCCAGCCCGACAGCTCTGACAGGGCAGCCGGATTCAGCGGGCTGTGCGAGAGCCGCTGCACCAGAAGATCGCGCACCCGGGCGCAGTGGCTGGGGGCCATCTCATCCATCCGATCGAACAAATAGCTGAGTATACCATTGAACACGATGGTCCCGGTGTCCCGACCCTTGCCTGACGAGGGGCTGGCTCGCGGTGTCCCGACCCTTGCCTGACGAGGGGCTGGCTCGCATTAATGGCAATGGATCAGGAGCGAGCTTGTCCGAAGGCATTCCCATATGCTGGACCAGACGCCGGTGGATATCCCGCTCCAGAAATTTCAGCTCCTCGGCGGAACAAATTTCATGCACGTAGTCGGAAAGCTGAAACCTGCCGCCCTCGGCGTAGCCGCGTTCCCAGATCCACAGGGCCGCCGCAAGGGTTTCGTTGTCCAGCAAGGGTTGCAGGGCAGAATAGACCGCGCGCCGGCGCCGTGTGACTTCGGGATCAGAGATTCCAGTTGTCGTATTCGTCGGTGTCGCTGCCATGCACATGCCTCTCCATAGTTCCGCTCTACCACCGCCCCGTCTCGTCTCGCATCGGTTTCCCGGAGGATCCTGCGCAATCGGCCTCGGACGCCAACAGAACGGTGCCTGATGGATTTCAAGCAATCGCCATGCCACGGGGTTTGAAAGTGATTTGTAGCTTCTTTTCGGGGAGTTACACGCGAATGCCTGGTATCGACACAGGCATTTTCGCCCTCTTTTGGCCCATGACGCACCGCTTTGAAGCACGGCACAACAAAAAAGCCCGGCGGGCGCCGGGCTTTTTTGTTGTGCCGTGCAGCAGGAACTAGTTGAAGATTCGCTCCGGATGATCCTGCCAATCGTTCACGACTTTCCATTCCTTGGCACCGGAGCCCATCAGTCGCTTCTGCCAGCGGTCCAGTCGGCCGAGATATCGCCGCGGATCCTCGTTGTCAGTCTTGAGCTTGACTACGTTCAGAGCGATGAAGCGGATGCCGCTCATATCAATTGGAAAATTGCGGACCGTCTTCTTACCCAGCTCTTCCTGCATGTCGGAAAAGATGATCACGGTCTTTTCACCCGCCTGAGACTCGTTCAGATACTCCGCCGCCTGAATCAAGCCGCCGGTAATGTCCGTGTACGCACTTCCACCCCGCCGTGCAACACCCTTGGCAAACTTGTCGATTTCATTGCGGAACGCCAGCTTCTGGGCATTGGCCTTTGACGGGATGCGATCAAAGGTCGCCTTGTAGATAATGTCCTTCTCCGAAAAGGAACGGCTCGTTACCTTCGCGACGGCCATCGAATCGCCGGTATCCAGCGTTCCGAGGAGATAATTGACGATGCGCTGGGCCTTGCCCACCTCTTTCGCATACGTTCCCGAGGTATCAATCAGCATGTACACGGCGCGGACATGCGCGTGTTTGTCCCCGCAGCCGGCGAGCAGTCCCGCCATCAACAAAAGTACTATCCACTTGCCATAAACACGCATTCTAGAACTCTCCTGTGGCTGTGCGTTCTCCGGAGTTGCGTTTCGGGAATGAGGTGACGCCGCCACGATCCTTCCCCCGCCGTTCCGTTGCCGACCCGCGCACGCGTACCAGCCGTTCGATCGCAAGGGGGAGAAAGATGACCACGTCGTAAAGGTTGACGAGGGTATTGCCGACATAGCGCATCATGGTGCTGATCACACGGAATGCGAATGCCAGGGCAAGAATCGCCCAGACACTGAGCACGCCCAATACGGTTCGCGCCGAACTGATAAAGGACTCCAGGGGCACGGCGACGAAGGCCAGCGCAAACGGCAAGATGAACCCGAGGGCAGCCTGCGCGACCATGGGCATCTTGCCCACCCATCCCGTGTCATTTGCCACCTTGCTGGCCTCCTGGAACGCCGCGGCCGAGCTTTCGCTCAACTGGGATATCAGGGACATGCGCGCCGCAGCAACGGAGTCTCGCATCAGGGCCAAACCGACCTCAATGAAGGCGAAGAAAAGCAGCAGCGCCAGGGCGAACCACATCCACCGCTTGCGCACCACCGGGGTAAGGTTGCCGATGCCGGCAAACAGATGGGTAATGCCCAGGGTCTCCATCAGGAAGATGCCCATGATCGTCTCGAAAAAGATGATAACCATGGATGCGACGTCCGAGACGGAGATGTTGCCCACCACGTACGGGCCCGAGCCAGCTCGATCAGGCGCGAGTTAATGAAGGCGCCCAGCACGGCAATGGTCATGACGAAGGCATCGATCATGAACTGACGCGAGGCCGACTGCGCCAGCATGTGTTCGGCCTTGTCGGTTTTGCGAATGATCTCCTGGAACTTGTCCATCTGCGCGTCGATCTTTTCGGAACTGTTTTGCAGGCCCTCGAGATTGCGGTCCACCTGCCCCAAGGTCTGATTCAATGAGCGCCAGAAGGGAGCGAAGCCCTTCAGGATCTTGTGCCGGTCCTGGTAGGCCTTGCGGTATTCCGCCAGGGAACGCTGGTGGATCTTTTCGATGGAATCGGCAATGTCCTCGAGAATCTTTTCCACCAGACCGTTGGACGGCGTGATGTTGGCCACGGCCGAGACGGCTTCGGCCCATTGCCCCGACGGCGGCGGAACCTCACCGCACTTCTGGTAGTCTTCCTCGATCTTGGTGATTTCATCCATGAGCTTGCGCTGCAGCGCCGGATAGCCGTGCAGATCGCGCTGGATCATGGTCCCGATACGTTCGAACTCGCGCTCGATCGTATGCTTCATCTCCTCGCGGCCCTGGGCCAGCATCACCACCTTGTTGCGCTGGCGCATCTCGCCAGCGACCTTGATCAGCCAGCGTGAAGCCAGGCGCAGGGGCGAACTGATGGATCGCACGGCGCCCCGGATAGCCCCATGCATCGCGTTGCGCGCCGCATACAGAAACGGAACCGCAATCAGGAAGATGACGACACCCGACAGGGCCGGATTTCCCGGCACAATCATCCACCAGCTGTTAGACATGTTTCCCTCCTTCGGGGATTTTCGGCGCTGCTGTAGATATTTTCTTATTTAGTATAGGTCATAGCACAGCACGTGCAGCCGACTCAATTGCGCACCGACAAAGCCCCCGGGACAAGGGATGACTGGTCAGGAAAACGGATTAGCGCGGGGATTCGTGTTGCACCCGCCTGTGCAGGCCTTCGGAATCAGGGCTCGCGATCGGCCGCGGTCTCTTTCTTGGGTTGCACCAGATCGGCGCGGGAAACGCCCAATGCCAGCGCCGCCGGGGTGGCGATGTAGATGGAGGAAAAGGTCCCGTAGAAAATACCAACGATCAGGGCCACGGAGAAACCGCGAATAGTCTCGCCACCGAAGAAATACAGGGCAAGCACCGTGATCATGGTCGTACCGGAGGTTATGATGGTGCGCGACAGGGTCTGATTGATCGACACATTCATTACTTCCTTGGTCGTTTCCTTGCGCATGCGGCGGAAGTTTTCGCGGATCCGGTCAAACACCACAATCGTGTCGTTCAGCGAATACCCCAGGACGGCGAGCACCGCCGCCAGTACCGTCAGGGAAAACTCCATTTGCGTAAACGAGAAGAATCCCAGGGTGATCAACACGTCGTGCGCAGTCGCGATCACCGAGCCCACGGCAAAGCGCCACTCGAATCGCACCATCACGTAGATCAGAATTGCAATCAGCGTATACAGCAGCGCAAGCCCGCCCTTTTCTGCCAGCTCGTGACCCACCTGCGGGCCGACGAACTCAACACGCTTGACCTGTATCGTGCAGGGTTTGATCGATTTCGGATTGTCTGCAGTCGTACACTGCTGTGCCTTGCCCGGCTGACTGGAAACGACATTCTCCTGAAAGCGCTTACGCAAGATCCTGGTCACACGGTTGCTGATTTCGGAACTCTTGCCCGTGGTGGTCGCCGGCACACGCACTAGCACATCCCGCGAAGTCCCGAAGTGCTGCACCACTATATCGTCAAAACCGTTTTTCCCCAGGTCATCACGAATTTGCCCGACACTCGCGGCATCCTTGTAGCTCAATTCGATCACCGTGCCGCCGGTGAAATCGAGGCCGAAATTCAGCCCACGCACAAACAGACTGATGATGGTAGCGGTGATAAGAATCGCCGAGATGGCAATCGGGATGTATCGCGTCCCGATAAAATCGAAATGGGTTTGTCGGTGGAAAAATTCCATGCTGCTATACCAGAAGTTTCTTTACCCGGCGACCGCCGTAGGTCAGGTTGGCCAGTGCGCGCGTAACCATGATTGCCGTAAACATGGACGTCAAAATGCCGATGCTCAGGGTAATTGCAAACCCCTTGATCGGGCCGGTGCCGAAATTGAACAACATGACCGCCGCGATTAGCGTGGTGATGTTGGCATCGGCAATCGTCCCAAAGGCCTTTGCATAGCCGGCATGAATACTTGCCTGGGGCGTGCTGCCGTTGCGCAGTTCTTCACGAATCCGTTCGTAGATGAGCACGTTCGCATCCACCGCCATGCCGACGGTCAGAAGCATGCCGGCCACGCCTGGCAGGGTCAGGGTCGCCTGGAACAGGGAAAGAACCGCGACGATCAGGACCAGGTTCAGGGCCAGCGCGACATTGGCAAATACGCCGAATACGCGGTAGTACAGCAGCATGAACAGGATCACAGCGACGAAACCTATGATGATGGACCGCAACCCCTGATCGATATTCTCCTGACCGAGGCTGGGCCCGATGGTCCGTTCCTCGACGATGGAGATCGGCGCCGCCAGCGCGCCTGCGCGCAGCAACAGCGCGATGTCGTTGGCCTCGTCGAAACTTTCCAGGCCCTCAATCTGGAATCGCTTGCCCAGCTGTTGCTTGATCACGGGGGCCGTAATCACCTGCTCGATCTTCTGTCGCACCTGAACCGGATTGCCCTTGTCATCCAGCACCGGATTGCCCTTGTCATCCAGCTTCGTCTTCGACCGGGTCTCTACGTAGATAACTGCCATGCGCTTGTTGATGTTCTCGCCGGTCACGCGCTGATTGATGGCCGCGCCACGGGAATCCAGGGTAATGGACACGATCGGCTGGTTACTTCTGCTGTCCACGCTCGGCGAAGCGTTCTCGATATTGTCGCCGGAATAGATCAACTGATCCTTGATCAGGTAGGGTCGGCCATCGCGGTCCCTGTAGATCCTGTCTCCCGGTGGCACCGCCCCGGCCAGGGCCGCCTGCACATCATGTTCCTCGTCCACCAGTTTCACTTCCAGGGTCGCAACTCGACCAATGATCTCCTTGGCCTTGGCGGTATCCTGCACGCCCGGCAATTCGACCACGATGCGGTCCTCGCCCTGCTGCTGGACAATCGGCTCGGCCACGCCCAACTCATTCACGCGGTTGCGCAAGGAGGTCATGTTCTGCTCCAGGGCCTGCCGGCGTTTCTGGACCAGGGATTCCTGGCTGATGGTGGCAACCAGGTTAAAGCTTCGGTCCCCCTGGGTATCCGCCAGTTTCAGATCGCGCTCTTCCTTTTCAATTTCCGCGCGGCCCTTGTTGCGCTCCGCTTCATCGCGGAAGCGGATCTCTATACCGTGTCCGGGGCGGTTGATGACCGTGAGATAGCGGATGTGGTTCTCACGCAGAATGCGGCGGATGTCCCCCGTATAGCTCTGCTCGGCCTTCTTCACGACGGCGTCCATGTCCACCTGCATAAGAAAGTGGACGCCACCGCGAAGATCGAGCCCGAGATACATGGGCCGCGCGGCAATCGCACTGAGCCAATGGGGAGTCGCCGGGAGCAGATTGATCGCGACCGTATAGCCGTCCCCCAACTCCCGTTGCACGATATCCCGCGCCTTGAGCTGGGTATCGGTGTCAGCGAAACGTACGAGGATGTTCTTTCCGTCCATCACCATGGACCGGATTGCCAGCTTGCGTTCATCCAGCGCACGGTGCACCTGTGACATCACCGACTGGTCGATGGGCGCATTCCGCTTGGCCGACACCTGGATCGCGGGGTCCTCGCCAAACAGATTGGGCACGGCGTACAGCGCACCAAGAAGGACCACTGCCAGGATCAGCAGGTATTTCCAGAGGGGATATCTATTCATGCTGCGGAACAGCCGGGCGTCAGGCCGACTTGATAGTTCCCTTGGGCATGACCGCCTGGATCATCTGGCGCTGCACCTTGATGTTCACGTTCTGCGCGACTTCTAGGGTGACAAAGACCTCGCCGACCTCGATGACGCGACCCAACGTTCCTCCGCTGGTCACGACTTCATCGCCCTTCTGCAGGGCCGCCACCATGGAACGGTGCTCCTTGGCGCGCTTGGTTTGTGGACGAATGAGCAGGAAATAGAACAACCCGAACAGGATGACCAGGGGAAGCAACTGCACCAGACCGGTCGCGCCCGACGCGCCACCGCCACCCTGAGCCATGGCTTCGGGGATAAAAGGAGGAAATAGACTGTACATAATCAACCGTGATCGTGTTTGTTGGAAAGGGCTCCCGCGTCCGGAATGCGCTTGCATCCCCGTGGCGCGAAACGGGGGCGCATTATCGCATCACTGTGTCCCGCGCGCCACGCCCGATTTTCGTTATTTGACGGCTTTGTTACGCCCGCCGGCGATAGAAATCGGCGGCAAAATCGTCCAGGGTCCCGGTCTCGATGGCCCCACGCAGACCGGCCATGAGCTGCTGATAATAGAATAGGTTGTGCAACGTGCTCAGGCGCGCCCCCAGGATTTCGTTGCAGCGGGACAGGTGGCGCAGGTAGGCGCGACTGTAGTTTCGACACGTGTAGCAGCCGCACTCGGGGTCCACAGGATCCGTATCGGTCTCGTAACGGCTGTTGCGGATCTTTACCGTGCCCGCATGGGTAAACAACCAGCCATTACGTGCGTTCCGCGTCGGCATCACGCAATCGAACATGTCCACGCCTCGCCGAACCGCCTCCACGATATCTTCCGGCGTACCCACGCCCATGAGATAACGCGGATGATCCGTCGGCATGGCCGGCGCCAGGGTATCCAGCACGCGGATCATTTCTTCCTTGGGCTCACCCACCGACAAGCCGCCAATGGCATAGCCGTCGAATCCGATTCGCGTCAGTTCCGCCAACGACTGCACCCGAAGATTCTCATACATTCCGCCCTGGACAATGCCGAACAGGGCCGCGGGATTGCCACCGTGGGCCATCTTGCTCCGCTCGGCCCAACGCACGGACAGTTCCATCGAAGATCGCGCCTCTTCCTCCGTCGCCGGCCAGGGCGTGCATTCATCGAACACCATTACCACGTCCGATCCCAGCGCGTGCTGGACCGCGATGGATTCTTCCGGGCCCAGAAACACCGGGCTACCGTTCACCGGAGACTGGAAATGCACACCCTCCTCCGTGAGCTTGCGCAGCTTGCCCAGGCTCCAAACCTGAAACCCGCCGGAGTCGGTCAGGATGGGTCCGTCCCAGTGCATGAAGTCGTGCAGATCGCCATGGGCCGCAATCACGTCCACGCCGGGACGCAGCATCAAATGGAAGGTGTTGCCGAGAACGATCTCCGCGCCAACTTCACGCAATTCTTCCGGCGTCATGGCCTTGACCGTGCCGTAGGTGCCGACGGGCATGAACGCGGGCGTCTGCACCAGGCCGCGATCGAAGTGGAGCTCCCCGCGGCGGGCAATGCCATCGTTCGCCAGCAGGCGAAACTTCATTGTCCTTGCTCCGGATTCGCCGGAGTCACGAACATCGCATCCCCGTAGCTGAAAAATCGATAGCCGTGTTCGACCGCGTGGCGATATGCATCAAGCACTGCGGTGCGACCGGCGAAGGCACAGACCAGCATCAACAAAGTGGATTCCGGCAAATGGAAATTGGTGATCATGGCATCGACCGCGCGAAAAACGAAACCGGGAAAGATGAAGATATCGGTCTCCCCCGTGTATGGCCTCAAGCCGTCGTCGCCGGCGACGCTTTCCAGGGCCCGGACGACGGTGGTACCGACCGCGATCACGCGCCGCCCTTCCGCGCGCGCACGATTGATGGCCTCGCAGGCCCGCTCCCACACTTCGCTGATCTCGCTGTGCATCTGATGCTGGTCGATTTCATCCACGCGCATGGGCTGGAAGGTCCCGGCACCAACATGCAGGGTGATGAAGACACGTTCAACACCCATCCGCTCCAGGACCGCAAGAAGCTCCGCATCGAAATGAAGTCCCGCCGTGGGTGCCGCCACCGCGCCCGGCGCCCGGGCATAGACGGTCTGGTAGCGGTCCCGGTCTTCCGGTGTCTCCGAATCGGTGCGCTGAATGTAGGGCGGTAGCGGGGTATGACCGATGCGCTCGAGAATGCCGAGCAGGGGTTCCTCGCTTTCGAACACGAGCTCGAAGAACTCCCCCTGCCGCCCCTCGACCCGGGCCCGAACTTCGTCCGCCAGGATCAGATCCATTCCCGGCCGGGGCGGCTTGCTCGCACGGACCTGGGCCAGCAGACGATGGGTGTCCAGGATCCGCTCTACCAGGACCTCCACCTGCCCCCCGCTCTCCTTGCGTCCCAGCAGGCGCGCCGGCACCACCCGGGTGTCGTTCATGACCAGCAGATCACCGGGGCGCAACAGATCCGGCAGGGCCGTAAACCGCCGATCGTCCATTGCACCCGTTGCCCCGTCCAGGACCAGCAACCGACTGCCGCTGCGCACCGGGGCGGGCGCCTGGGCAATGCGCTCCGGTGGCAGTTCGTACCAGAAATCGGATTTCTTCATAGCGGGTGGAGACTGGTGCACGAATGGGTTCCAGGGCCCGCCGCCGGGCCGTTGCCATCATACCGCGGGATCGGTTTATAATTCCGCCCCTCACCTTGCCGGGGTGGCGGAACTGGTAGACGCGCCGGACTCAAAATCCGGTGGTGGTGACACCGTGTCGGTTCGAGTCCGACCCTCGGTACCAACTCTTTCCCTTTAATCGAGCACCAACCGAAAGGCGACCAGGCGCGCCGGTTTGTCGCGTGGATTCTGTGATTCGGATTGGGAAGACGGGGAGAGGTGTTTCAGGCGGCCTGTACGGGGATGGCGTTGCGGGTGTGGCTTACGCGATTTTTCTCGTCTACGTATACCAGCCGCGGTTTGAAATTCACCAGATCCTTTTCATCCACGTTGGCGTAGCTGCAGATGATGACCACGTCGCCGGGGTTTGCCTTGTGCGCGGCGGCACCGTTGACGGAAATCGTACCCGAACCCTCCTGGGCGCGAATAGCATAGGTCGTAAAACGCTCACCATTGGTGACGTTGTAAACCTCGATGCGCTCATACTCATGGATGTCCGCCGCCTCCAGCAGGCGTTCGTCGATCGCCACCGAGCCCTCGTAATCCAGTTCGGACCGGGTGACGGTGGCGCGATGGAGCTTGGCCTTGAGCATGGTACGTTGCATAAGTAATTGATTCCCCGAGTATCGCTGCCATTATCCCGGTTTCGGCGGCGTGGTTCAATTCAGCGACACCTCAATATTGTCAATGAGGCGCGCCTTGCCCAGCCAGGCCGCGGCAAGAATCACCAGATCACGATCCCCGGATTCGGGTGGCGCCAGATCGTGTTGCCGACGGATACTGAAATAATCGGGGCGAAACCCCGCTTTCGCAAGCGCATCGGCTGACTCGATTTCGATCTCCGTGAATGGTACCGCTTTCTGGCTGTGCACAAGGGTGTTCGCCGCCGCCTTGAGGGTACTCGCCAACACAGGCGCGATTCCCCGCTCCTCGGCTGTCAGATATTTGTTTCGCGAACTCAGGGCCAGGCCATCGGCTTCACGTACGGTTTCATCTGCCACGATTTCCACGGGTATTGCGAGATCGGAAACCATGCGCCGAATGATGAGACACTGCTGATAGTCCTTTTTTCCGAACAAGGCGACATCAGGCTGCACCAGATTGAACAAGCGGTTGACCACGGTTGCCACGCCGCGGAAATGCCCGGGTCGATCGGCGCCACACAGGATGTCACTCAGACCGGGAACCTCGACAAAGGTCATGGTCTTCAGGGGCCGCGGGTACATATCCTGTTCCTCCGGCAGGAACACCAGGTCGACCTTCTCCGATGCCAGGGCCTGCAGATCCTGCTCCGGTGTGCGCGGATACGCCGCCAGATCGTCGGCCCGATCGAACTGCATAGGATTGACAAAAATACTGACGACGACCACGTCTCCGTGACGGCGGGCGGCCCGCACCAGGGCCAGATGGCCGGCGTGCAGATTGCCCATGGTGGGCACGAAGGCGATGCGCTTGCCCGAGTCGCGCCAACGCCGGATCGACTGGCGCAGTGCGTCGATCGTGTGTGCCGTGATCATGAATGGGGCTTCCTAGAAACTGTGTTCCGCCGCGGGAAACGTACCGCCCTTGACCGCATCGACGTAGGCCTTCAGGGCCTTGGCTACGGTGCCGTTCTCGCTGAGGAAGTCCTTGGCGAATTTCGGATGCGGACGCGGGTAGATACCGAGCATGTCGTACAGCACCAGCACCTGCCCGTCGCAGTCAGGGCCGGCGCCGATTCCGATGGTGGGAATCTCCAGATCCCGACTGATCTCTCCGGCCAGGACGGCCGGCATCGCCTCGAATACAATCAGACTCGCCCCCGCCTGCTGCAGGGCCAGGGCATCCTTGCGGATGCGGGCGGCCGAATCCTTGTCCTTGCCCTGCACGCGGTACCCGCCCATCTGATTGACCGACTGGGGCTGGAGGCCCACATGTCCGCACACGGGCACCCCGCGCTCGACCAGAAAGCGGACGGTCTCGGCCATTACCTCGCCGCCCTCCAGCTTGACCACCTGCGCCCCGCCCTCCTGCATGAGTCGACCGGCAGAACGCAGTGCCGTTTCGGGATTGACCTGGTAACTCATGAACGGCATATCACCGACAATCAGGGCCCGGTCAATCCCGCGGGCGACGCAACGGCAATGGTAGACCATATCGTCGAGGGTGACCGGGACGGTGCTGGTCTGGCCCTGCACAACATTTCCCAGGGAATCGCCCACCAGCGCGACATCCACACCGGCCGCGTCCAGGGCCGCGGCGAAGCTGTAGTCGTACGCCGTCAGGACGGCGATCTTCTCGCCCTCCCGCTTCATGCGAGCGAGGGTCGTGAGAGTCACCGCACTCATAGTTCGCTCACGATGGGATTGAAGAAGTGGCGCCCACTGCGAATCGAGCGGATCTGTTCCAGCAACAGGGTGAAGTCCTCATCCTTGTCGACGAAATTGACTTCCGAGGCATTGACCATCAGCAGCGGCGCATCGCGATAGTGATAGAAGAAGTCTGTATAGGCCTCGATCAGTCGCTGCAGGTAATCGCGATCGATCGCACGCTCGTAGCCGATCCCGCGCCGGTGCACCCGTTCCAATAGCACGTCGCCTGGGGCCTGCAGGTAGATCACGAGGTCCGGCACGGGCAACTGCAGCCGCAACTGTTCGTAGACCTGCTCGTAAAGCCGCAGCTCATCGGCATCCAGGTTGGCGCGGGCGAACATTGCATCCTTTTCGATCATGAAGTCGGACACATAACTCGGGCGAAACATATCCGTCTGCTTCAGGGTCTCGATCTGGCGAGCGCGCTGGAAAAGAAAGAACAGCTGGGTTGGCAAGGCATAGTGCTTGGGAGACTGGTAG
Proteins encoded in this region:
- the secF gene encoding protein translocase subunit SecF, translating into MEFFHRQTHFDFIGTRYIPIAISAILITATIISLFVRGLNFGLDFTGGTVIELSYKDAASVGQIRDDLGKNGFDDIVVQHFGTSRDVLVRVPATTTGKSSEISNRVTRILRKRFQENVVSSQPGKAQQCTTADNPKSIKPCTIQVKRVEFVGPQVGHELAEKGGLALLYTLIAILIYVMVRFEWRFAVGSVIATAHDVLITLGFFSFTQMEFSLTVLAAVLAVLGYSLNDTIVVFDRIRENFRRMRKETTKEVMNVSINQTLSRTIITSGTTMITVLALYFFGGETIRGFSVALIVGIFYGTFSSIYIATPAALALGVSRADLVQPKKETAADREP
- the secD gene encoding protein translocase subunit SecD, whose translation is MNRYPLWKYLLILAVVLLGALYAVPNLFGEDPAIQVSAKRNAPIDQSVMSQVHRALDERKLAIRSMVMDGKNILVRFADTDTQLKARDIVQRELGDGYTVAINLLPATPHWLSAIAARPMYLGLDLRGGVHFLMQVDMDAVVKKAEQSYTGDIRRILRENHIRYLTVINRPGHGIEIRFRDEAERNKGRAEIEKEERDLKLADTQGDRSFNLVATISQESLVQKRRQALEQNMTSLRNRVNELGVAEPIVQQQGEDRIVVELPGVQDTAKAKEIIGRVATLEVKLVDEEHDVQAALAGAVPPGDRIYRDRDGRPYLIKDQLIYSGDNIENASPSVDSRSNQPIVSITLDSRGAAINQRVTGENINKRMAVIYVETRSKTKLDDKGNPVLDDKGNPVQVRQKIEQVITAPVIKQQLGKRFQIEGLESFDEANDIALLLRAGALAAPISIVEERTIGPSLGQENIDQGLRSIIIGFVAVILFMLLYYRVFGVFANVALALNLVLIVAVLSLFQATLTLPGVAGMLLTVGMAVDANVLIYERIREELRNGSTPQASIHAGYAKAFGTIADANITTLIAAVMLFNFGTGPIKGFAITLSIGILTSMFTAIMVTRALANLTYGGRRVKKLLV
- the yajC gene encoding preprotein translocase subunit YajC, which encodes MAQGGGGASGATGLVQLLPLVILFGLFYFLLIRPQTKRAKEHRSMVAALQKGDEVVTSGGTLGRVIEVGEVFVTLEVAQNVNIKVQRQMIQAVMPKGTIKSA
- the tgt gene encoding tRNA guanosine(34) transglycosylase Tgt codes for the protein MKFRLLANDGIARRGELHFDRGLVQTPAFMPVGTYGTVKAMTPEELREVGAEIVLGNTFHLMLRPGVDVIAAHGDLHDFMHWDGPILTDSGGFQVWSLGKLRKLTEEGVHFQSPVNGSPVFLGPEESIAVQHALGSDVVMVFDECTPWPATEEEARSSMELSVRWAERSKMAHGGNPAALFGIVQGGMYENLRVQSLAELTRIGFDGYAIGGLSVGEPKEEMIRVLDTLAPAMPTDHPRYLMGVGTPEDIVEAVRRGVDMFDCVMPTRNARNGWLFTHAGTVKIRNSRYETDTDPVDPECGCYTCRNYSRAYLRHLSRCNEILGARLSTLHNLFYYQQLMAGLRGAIETGTLDDFAADFYRRRA
- the queA gene encoding tRNA preQ1(34) S-adenosylmethionine ribosyltransferase-isomerase QueA, encoding MHQSPPAMKKSDFWYELPPERIAQAPAPVRSGSRLLVLDGATGAMDDRRFTALPDLLRPGDLLVMNDTRVVPARLLGRKESGGQVEVLVERILDTHRLLAQVRASKPPRPGMDLILADEVRARVEGRQGEFFELVFESEEPLLGILERIGHTPLPPYIQRTDSETPEDRDRYQTVYARAPGAVAAPTAGLHFDAELLAVLERMGVERVFITLHVGAGTFQPMRVDEIDQHQMHSEISEVWERACEAINRARAEGRRVIAVGTTVVRALESVAGDDGLRPYTGETDIFIFPGFVFRAVDAMITNFHLPESTLLMLVCAFAGRTAVLDAYRHAVEHGYRFFSYGDAMFVTPANPEQGQ
- a CDS encoding aspartate 1-decarboxylase, with amino-acid sequence MQRTMLKAKLHRATVTRSELDYEGSVAIDERLLEAADIHEYERIEVYNVTNGERFTTYAIRAQEGSGTISVNGAAAHKANPGDVVIICSYANVDEKDLVNFKPRLVYVDEKNRVSHTRNAIPVQAA
- the panC gene encoding pantoate--beta-alanine ligase encodes the protein MITAHTIDALRQSIRRWRDSGKRIAFVPTMGNLHAGHLALVRAARRHGDVVVVSIFVNPMQFDRADDLAAYPRTPEQDLQALASEKVDLVFLPEEQDMYPRPLKTMTFVEVPGLSDILCGADRPGHFRGVATVVNRLFNLVQPDVALFGKKDYQQCLIIRRMVSDLAIPVEIVADETVREADGLALSSRNKYLTAEERGIAPVLASTLKAAANTLVHSQKAVPFTEIEIESADALAKAGFRPDYFSIRRQHDLAPPESGDRDLVILAAAWLGKARLIDNIEVSLN
- the panB gene encoding 3-methyl-2-oxobutanoate hydroxymethyltransferase; this translates as MSAVTLTTLARMKREGEKIAVLTAYDYSFAAALDAAGVDVALVGDSLGNVVQGQTSTVPVTLDDMVYHCRCVARGIDRALIVGDMPFMSYQVNPETALRSAGRLMQEGGAQVVKLEGGEVMAETVRFLVERGVPVCGHVGLQPQSVNQMGGYRVQGKDKDSAARIRKDALALQQAGASLIVFEAMPAVLAGEISRDLEIPTIGIGAGPDCDGQVLVLYDMLGIYPRPHPKFAKDFLSENGTVAKALKAYVDAVKGGTFPAAEHSF
- a CDS encoding deoxynucleoside kinase, which gives rise to MSAGQTTAAADRERQAASRRLDYVVVEGPIGVGKTSLARRLADVFGKELLLEQPGENPFLERFYQSPKHYALPTQLFFLFQRARQIETLKQTDMFRPSYVSDFMIEKDAMFARANLDADELRLYEQVYEQLRLQLPVPDLVIYLQAPGDVLLERVHRRGIGYERAIDRDYLQRLIEAYTDFFYHYRDAPLLMVNASEVNFVDKDEDFTLLLEQIRSIRSGRHFFNPIVSEL